From the Argentina anserina chromosome 3, drPotAnse1.1, whole genome shotgun sequence genome, the window GGAGTGAAATCAATTGATCCCAAGGACATGATGTCCTATCTTCAAGAAACTAATACCACAACTGTGTGCCACAATATCATTTTCAATGCCTTCAAGGACGTTAGAGGAGCACATTACGTTCTATGCAACACAGTGCAGGAGATGGAATCTGAGACCATCAAACCCCTCCATGCCAAGATCCCCTTCTATGCAATTGGCCCTATTTTTCCCAACAGGTTCAACAAGAGCATCGTTGCGACTAGTCTGTGGTCCGAGTCGGACTGCAGCCAGTGGCTCGACTCCAGACCTCATGGCTCAGTGTTGTATGTCTCATTTGGTAGCTATGCACATCTATCCAAAGGTGACCTTATAGAGATAGCTAATGGACTTGAACTTAGCAAAGTGAACTTTGTTTGGGTACTCCGGCCGGATATCGTTAGCTCCGAGGACACAGATCCGTTACCGTCTGGTTTTAAAGAGCGAACCAGTGACCGGGGAATTATTATTCAGTGGTGCTGCCAGAAATCGGTCTTGGCACACCCGGCTATAGGAGGTTTTTTGACACATTGTGGGTGGAATTCTACATTGGAAAGTATTTGGTGTGGTGTACCATTGTTGTGTTACCCTTTACTTACTGATCAATTCACTAACAGAAAGCTAATAGTTGATGATTGGAAGGTAGGGACTAATTTATGCGATCGGAAAGTGGTGAAGAAGGAGAGAGTTTCGTATAAAATCAACCATTTGATGGATGTGAAATCAGGGGAAGAGTTTAGAAAAGCGGTTGCCAAGGTTAGGAAGACATTGGAAGATGCATTGAAACCCAATGGATCATCTGAGCAAAATATGGACACATTCATCAAGGATCTTAAGGCCAGGATTCGAAAATAAAACTTCAGTGATATTAGTTCATGGATATACTCATGTATCATTGTTTGTAGTCGCTCACTTTCTGTAATGTATATAATATGTCACTTATCTCGCCTGTATTTATTCCAACTACAAGATTGATACTCAGCTCACGAAAACCAAATTTAAAAGACAAGGACTCCAAGAAGTTGAAAACAATAGAAAATGGCAGCAAAATCTGCTTCCTAAAATAATTACCTTTCATTAAAATTTCCTCAGTTTTTTCTAG encodes:
- the LOC126788718 gene encoding UDP-glycosyltransferase 86A1-like, encoding MAELDHQKKPHAIFIPYPLQGHVIPSVELAIKLASRGFKITFVNTQSIHHHTSKAQPKTGGDLFAAAREAGHDIDYTTVSDGLPVEFDRSLNHDQFMASLLHVFSAHVDELVGKLVTSSASTSSITCLIADTFFVWPAKVAKKFDLLYVSFWTEPALVYSLYYHVDFLRRNGHFACHDLREDDIDYIPGVKSIDPKDMMSYLQETNTTTVCHNIIFNAFKDVRGAHYVLCNTVQEMESETIKPLHAKIPFYAIGPIFPNRFNKSIVATSLWSESDCSQWLDSRPHGSVLYVSFGSYAHLSKGDLIEIANGLELSKVNFVWVLRPDIVSSEDTDPLPSGFKERTSDRGIIIQWCCQKSVLAHPAIGGFLTHCGWNSTLESIWCGVPLLCYPLLTDQFTNRKLIVDDWKVGTNLCDRKVVKKERVSYKINHLMDVKSGEEFRKAVAKVRKTLEDALKPNGSSEQNMDTFIKDLKARIRK